In Archocentrus centrarchus isolate MPI-CPG fArcCen1 chromosome 16, fArcCen1, whole genome shotgun sequence, a single window of DNA contains:
- the alg2 gene encoding LOW QUALITY PROTEIN: alpha-1,3/1,6-mannosyltransferase ALG2 (The sequence of the model RefSeq protein was modified relative to this genomic sequence to represent the inferred CDS: inserted 2 bases in 2 codons), whose translation MARVVFLHPDLGIGGAERLVVDAAVALKSQGCSVQIWTAHYDPTHCFSETLDPELPVVCVGDWLPTSVFGYLYALCAYLRMIYVALYLVFLSGVEYDVIFCDQVSVCIPVLRLSRRRKKVLFYCHFPDQLLTQRKSALKKLYRTPIDWLEERTTGMADMILVNSQFTAGIFRETFRSLSGVQTDVLYPSLNTRTFDQEAAEAQGLEGLLPEGTTCLFLSLNRYEREEELGLALAAVATLRSSLPLAQRAGIHLVVAGGYDDRVTENVQHYTELKELAATAPLGGQCYVSALPSDSMKVALLRGSTAVLYTPSREHFGIVPVEAMYCXCPVIAVNSXGPLESVADGETGFLCEPTAEAFSKAMEKLVGEPHLRRDMGQAGRKRVEDKFSLQAFSDQLYGYIDRLSQ comes from the exons ATGGCACGGGTAGTTTTCCTCCATCCTGACCTTGGTATTGGGGGAGCGGAGCGGCTGGTGGTCGATGCCGCTGTTGCTCTGAAGTCTCAGGGCTGTAGTGTTCAGATCTGGACGGCCCATTATGACCCGACACACTGCTTCTCTGAGACCCTGGATCCAGAACTGCCTGTG GTATGTGTGGGTGACTGGCTACCCACCAGTGTGTTTGGCTACCTGTATGCCCTGTGTGCCTACCTGAGGATGATCTATGTGGCCCTCTACCTGGTCTTCCTCAGCGGGGTGGAATATGATGTCATCTTCTGTGATCAG gtgtctgtgtgtatcCCGGTGCTACGACTATCTCGTCGCAGGAAGAAGGTTTTGTTCTACTGTCACTTCCCAGACCAGCTGCTGACCCAGAGGAAGTCGGCCCTGAAGAAGCTTTACCGTACTCCCATTGACTGGCTGGAGGAACGAACCACAGGCATGGCTGATATG ATTTTGGTAAACAGCCAGTTCACTGCAGGCATCTTCAGGGAGACTTTTCGTAGTCTGAGTGGAGTCCAGACAGATGTCCTCTATCCCTCCCTCAACACGCGTACCTTTGACCAGGAGGCTGCTGAAGCACAAGGCCTGGAAGGACTTCTCCCTGAGGGAACTACctgtctgtttctctccctGAACCGATATGAAAGGGAAGAAGAATTGGGCCTGGCTCTGGCAGCTGTGGCAACCCTTAGGAGCAGCCTTCCTCTAGCCCAGAGAGCAGGCATTCACCTAGTCGTAGCAGGAGGTTATGATGATCGCGTTACTGAGAACGTTCAGCACTACACTGAGCTGAAAGAGCTAGCAGCCACAGCTCCACTTGGAGGACAGTGTTACGTTTCTGCGCTCCCCTCGGATTCAATGAAGGTGGCGCTGCTGCGGGGCAGCACCGCCGTGCTTTACACCCCTAGCAGAGAGCATTTTGGGATAGTTCCTGTGGAGGCCATGTACT GCTGCCCTGTTATCGCTGTGAACT GGGGCCCCCTGGAGAGCGTGGCAGATGGGGAGACGGGCTTCCTGTGCGAGCCCACAGCTGAGGCCTTCTCTAAGGCCATGGAGAAGCTTGTCGGGGAGCCGCACCTCCGCAGGGACATGGGACAAGCTGGGAGGAAGAGGGTAGAAGATAAGTTCTCTCTTCAGGCCTTCTCAGACCAGCTGTATGGGTACATTGACAGGCTGAGCCAGTGA
- the sec61b gene encoding protein transport protein Sec61 subunit beta: MFFLCVLNAVSRQASIWSPTLVLCFAIVSFLDERQLCESSSQVFRTSTVCRSSDVDISLKSFPVFKLASGQKNPNKMPGPAASATNVGASSRSPSKTVAPRAAGSTVRQRKATSSGTRSGGRATGSAGTGGMWRFYTEDSPGLKVGPVPVLVMSLLFIASVFMLHIWGKYTRS; encoded by the exons atgttttttttatgtgtgttgaATGCCGTCAGCCGTCAGGCTTCTATCTGGTCGCCTACGTTGGTCTTGTGTTTTGCAATCGTGTCCTTTTTAGACGAGCGTCAGCTTTGTGAGAGCTCTTCTCAAGTTTTCCGCACGTCGACTGTCTGTCGCTCATCCGACGTGGACATCAGCTTGAAGAGCTTCCCGGTGTTTAAGCTCGCATCaggacaaaaaaaccccaacaaaatG cctgGACCAGCAGCAAGTGCCACCAATGTTGGAGCCTCTAGCCGTTCCCCCAGCAAGACAGTGGCTCCCCGTGCAGCAGGCTCCACAGTCAGACAGAG GAAAGCTACCAGCAGTGGTACACGCAGTGGTGGCAGGGCCACAGGATCTGCTGGCACAGGCGGCATGTGGCGCTTCTACACTGAAGATTCACCAGGACTCAAAGT CGGCCCAGTGCCCGTGCTGGTGATGAGCCTGCTGTTCATTGCGTCGGTCTTCATGCTGCACATCTGGGGGAAATACACCCGCTCTTAA